In Deltaproteobacteria bacterium, the DNA window TGTCATAAGGATACCACTTTCGTCTATAAACACCAGATGGGCATTCAATTCTTTGGTTTTTTTTTGATACCTTCCCAGTCAGTCTTTATCCAACGGGCTATTGCTCGCTCATTTCGTTCCTGAGCACGACGTTCAGGCTTCTGTGGACTCCATCCCATTGCATGAAGCAAACGTCCCAGGTGAGCAGGGTGATAGTCAACGTGAAAGATTCTTGAAATAACCACAACTATTCTGGGACAAGTCCACAGGTCAGTCGGGTACCCGTATTGTTTTGCTCCCTTGAGAAGGATATGTTCAAGCTTTTGTTTTTTGTTCTCTGGAAGCTTTGAAGGTCGTCCGGGAGCAGGAATCGCCTTTAATGCTGGCTTCCCTTTTTCATAATACGTGGCTTTCCAGCGCCGAACTGACCGACGATCTACTCCGATTCGTTGAGCTATTTCACCGGGAAGGAATCCTGCCTTGAGTAAGGATAGCGCTGCGAAACGTCTTTGTTCCAACTGCATGGGGCTGCCATGTGGTCTCATAGAGTTCCACCTCCAGCCTCTATTATAGGACATTATTTATGCAGTTGTC includes these proteins:
- a CDS encoding winged helix-turn-helix domain-containing protein; this encodes MRPHGSPMQLEQRRFAALSLLKAGFLPGEIAQRIGVDRRSVRRWKATYYEKGKPALKAIPAPGRPSKLPENKKQKLEHILLKGAKQYGYPTDLWTCPRIVVVISRIFHVDYHPAHLGRLLHAMGWSPQKPERRAQERNERAIARWIKTDWEGIKKKPKN